TTGAGCAGCCAGGTGGCGAAGGGGGCCAGGATGGTGCAGTACACCAGCGCCAGACCATACACCGAATTCAGCAGCCCGGCCCGCGCCAGCACCGCGTAGAGCGGCAGCACCAGGGCCACCGGGGGCAGCATATAGGTGGCCAGCACCGCGTACAGCAGCCCCGCGCGCCGCCCGGGCAGCCGCGAGAAGCTGTAGGCCGCCGGGATGGCCACCAGCAGCGACAGGCCCGTGGCACCCAGAGCGACCAGCAGGCTGTTGCGCAGCGCGAGCAGGAAGGCCGCGCCGGGGCTGCCCGGTGCCACGCTCAGCAGCGCCGCGTAGCGCGAGAGGTCGGGCGTCCCCGGCCACCAGCGCAGCGGCAGGCTCGTCAGGTCGGCCGTGCTGGACACGCTGGAGATCAGCAGCCACACCACCGGCGTCAGGATCACCAGGGCCAGCAGCAGCGCCAGCAGATGAACGGCGACCCCCTCCAGCCGGCGGCGGGCCGGGGCGTGCGGGGGGAACCTCACGGCGCCGCCTGCCTGCGCAGCAGGGTCAGGTACAGGGCGATCAGCACGGCGCTGATGGCCACCACCAGGTAGGCGTAGGCCGCGCCCACCCCGGAGCGCAGGAAGCCGAAGCCCTGCTCGAAGACCAGGAGACTCAGGGTCTTGGTGCTGTCGGCGGGGCCGCCGCGGGTCATCACGAACACCAGATCGAAGACCTTGACCGCCTCGATGGTGCGCAGCACGATGGCCACGCTCAGCACCGGCAGGATGCCCGGCCAGGTGATGCGCCAGAAGCGCGTCCAGGCGCCCGCGCCGTCGATATCGGCGGCCTCGTAGAGGGCCCTGTCCATCAGCTGCAGGGCCGAGAGCGCCACGATCGCCACCAGCGGGAAGTTCTTCCAGACGTCGGCCACGATCAGCATGGTCATGGCG
The sequence above is drawn from the Deinococcus koreensis genome and encodes:
- a CDS encoding carbohydrate ABC transporter permease, translated to MRFPPHAPARRRLEGVAVHLLALLLALVILTPVVWLLISSVSSTADLTSLPLRWWPGTPDLSRYAALLSVAPGSPGAAFLLALRNSLLVALGATGLSLLVAIPAAYSFSRLPGRRAGLLYAVLATYMLPPVALVLPLYAVLARAGLLNSVYGLALVYCTILAPFATWLLKTNFDAVPLEIEESAQIDGLSRWGVLGRVTLPLALPGLSTAAVWAVLLAWDEFFYALLFTSTTSAKTLPVAIADFAAGRAVDYGLICAAGVVAALPPILIGFLLQRGLLSGLSAGAVKG